In Aquimarina spinulae, a single window of DNA contains:
- a CDS encoding DEAD/DEAH box helicase family protein translates to MNELELQEKYIIHFLTQRQDGLQYKEVKPNTVSPKFFIVEDLLHIISQTPDNKKIYPKLLKQFTSEDELIESFMDFLNERIVKEKNMAIFLNNSRTVTFKGVKLRLFYESNSILHGDERFEENIFSVVQELPYAYKEGKSRFAFRPDLTFFVNGMYLGYSEIKSTYNNQNAKKEGRNKVAKDYYNAVLKYLDIAGDNDVNESIRRSFLKVFEKAIHITATDVNDTYIVRTINEYFESIKDTVDERFYDFDKFKETLFKRSFQAVPYDKTIVDYPRQIRFEDIMRAVYGKKMIEKEILYYNFLEREYVKDSKSNKKVYKHNDGKLIAPRPKQKFGTDKILSKIDEFLDNESDPNYLENKLKKELETKGFGKERIEELIEQREKYLNNKNVYSLLLQYAAGFGKSNIIGWTALQLKDLRKNGKHIYDKIMLVVDRVQLRDQLDTKMLNMNISNTMFIEADNQKKFIKALNSKVRIVVVNLQKFNSIREALDKSNPEITKKLSKMRIAFLIDEIHRSHSNTQHEEMNNLFAEIQTSFDQNKEYLKNRTKKNLIIGFTATPSEHSLARFGEFDKFAESEKIWTPFDNYTMREAITDGFILNPLPGRVAVSAKMYFDLPDNELEGFEDEDRLYRAIPDNIETGIDIDGKKYKIRKKEIYENERRINAISKFIVKTLVSVTYHTIKGKDGKGWGKAMLAVSSIKAAQRYKVAIDKFYEEITQEHKYERFKEAPVYLVYSDSQKHQNASTFNEGITEKKVLERFSVKKNGLIIVVDKLQTGFDEPKLHTLFLDKEIRGINAIQTISRVNRKTKNKHDCKIVDFSYKNVNIENIDKAYSKFSNVVDSEFSPLEDEKRLLEYYKELKDSTVYKQVFSIFSSYYKVEKNIDLILQVQDYFIQYIKDNAQGAKYLKIKVSKYFKTLNVIENIIDFDPILNDSVFKDFWNKFNSEYNNLNFTGEIIDDVEIYFDNRIGIVISKEYEEKLNGKPSIVSEPSEDYGGGNNYKYDILKVIEKRNQEEEAIEELILDVQEKIDGFFNFVKNDKLGKRLIAKILDETSVFEQEEIYSDFAVLYRMFVRRRKKDLGEDFIKQTKDLTNQLCDDFERNLK, encoded by the coding sequence ATGAATGAATTAGAACTACAAGAAAAATACATCATCCATTTTTTAACACAACGTCAAGATGGATTGCAATATAAAGAAGTAAAACCTAATACGGTTTCGCCTAAGTTTTTTATTGTAGAAGATTTATTGCATATCATTAGTCAAACCCCGGATAACAAAAAAATATACCCTAAATTACTAAAACAATTTACTTCTGAGGATGAACTAATAGAGTCTTTTATGGATTTCTTAAATGAGCGTATAGTCAAAGAAAAAAATATGGCCATATTCTTAAACAATTCTCGTACAGTAACTTTTAAAGGAGTGAAATTACGTTTGTTTTATGAGAGTAACTCGATTTTACACGGAGACGAACGCTTTGAAGAAAACATATTCTCTGTAGTTCAAGAATTACCTTATGCCTATAAAGAAGGGAAAAGTAGATTTGCTTTTCGTCCTGACCTTACATTCTTTGTAAATGGAATGTATTTAGGATATAGCGAAATAAAATCTACATATAATAACCAAAACGCTAAAAAAGAAGGTAGAAATAAGGTTGCCAAAGATTATTATAATGCAGTATTAAAATATCTAGATATAGCAGGAGATAATGATGTAAACGAAAGTATAAGACGTTCTTTTTTAAAAGTATTTGAAAAGGCAATTCATATTACTGCAACAGATGTAAATGATACTTATATTGTAAGAACGATTAATGAATATTTTGAATCTATAAAAGATACTGTCGATGAGCGTTTTTATGATTTCGACAAATTTAAAGAGACATTATTTAAGAGGTCTTTTCAAGCAGTTCCGTATGACAAAACCATTGTAGATTATCCAAGGCAGATTCGTTTTGAGGATATTATGCGTGCAGTTTATGGAAAGAAAATGATTGAAAAAGAAATACTCTACTACAATTTTCTAGAAAGAGAATATGTAAAAGATTCAAAATCTAATAAAAAAGTATATAAGCATAACGATGGAAAGTTAATTGCACCTAGACCAAAACAAAAATTTGGAACAGATAAAATCTTATCTAAAATTGATGAATTTTTAGACAATGAATCCGATCCCAATTATTTAGAGAATAAATTAAAAAAGGAGCTAGAAACAAAAGGTTTTGGGAAAGAACGTATAGAAGAACTTATAGAGCAGCGTGAAAAGTACCTTAACAATAAAAATGTATACTCATTACTATTACAGTATGCAGCAGGTTTTGGGAAAAGTAATATTATTGGCTGGACTGCTTTACAGTTAAAGGATTTAAGAAAAAACGGAAAGCATATCTATGATAAAATAATGTTAGTAGTAGATAGAGTGCAATTAAGAGATCAACTAGATACCAAAATGCTTAATATGAACATATCTAATACTATGTTTATAGAAGCTGATAATCAAAAAAAATTCATTAAAGCATTAAATAGTAAGGTTAGAATTGTTGTAGTAAATCTTCAAAAATTCAATAGTATTCGAGAGGCTTTAGATAAGTCTAATCCTGAGATAACAAAAAAGTTATCTAAAATGCGAATAGCCTTTTTAATTGATGAAATTCATCGCTCACATAGTAATACTCAGCATGAAGAAATGAATAATCTTTTTGCTGAAATTCAAACATCGTTTGACCAAAATAAAGAGTATTTAAAAAATAGAACAAAGAAAAATTTGATTATTGGTTTTACGGCAACACCTAGTGAGCATAGTTTAGCGCGTTTTGGAGAGTTTGATAAGTTTGCGGAAAGTGAAAAAATATGGACTCCGTTTGACAATTATACCATGCGAGAAGCTATAACAGATGGGTTTATCTTAAATCCATTGCCAGGAAGAGTAGCAGTGTCTGCAAAGATGTATTTTGATTTGCCTGATAATGAATTGGAGGGATTTGAAGATGAAGATAGACTGTATAGAGCAATTCCTGATAATATAGAGACAGGAATTGATATAGATGGTAAAAAATATAAAATAAGGAAAAAAGAAATCTATGAAAATGAGAGACGTATTAATGCCATATCAAAATTTATTGTCAAAACCTTAGTAAGTGTAACTTATCATACTATAAAAGGAAAAGATGGTAAAGGTTGGGGCAAGGCAATGCTAGCCGTTTCTTCTATAAAGGCAGCACAACGTTACAAAGTAGCTATTGATAAGTTTTATGAAGAAATAACCCAAGAGCATAAATATGAACGCTTTAAAGAAGCTCCTGTATATTTGGTGTATTCAGATAGTCAAAAACACCAAAACGCGTCCACGTTTAATGAAGGAATAACAGAAAAGAAAGTTTTAGAACGGTTTTCAGTTAAAAAGAATGGACTTATTATAGTAGTTGATAAACTACAAACGGGTTTTGATGAACCAAAATTACATACACTTTTCTTAGATAAAGAGATAAGAGGTATTAACGCTATTCAAACTATTTCAAGAGTAAATAGGAAAACAAAAAACAAGCATGATTGCAAGATTGTAGACTTCTCCTATAAAAATGTAAATATTGAAAATATTGACAAGGCATATAGCAAGTTTAGCAATGTTGTGGACAGTGAATTTTCACCTCTTGAAGACGAAAAACGGCTATTAGAATATTATAAAGAACTTAAAGATAGTACAGTATATAAACAGGTGTTTTCTATATTCTCAAGTTATTATAAAGTAGAAAAAAATATTGACCTGATTTTACAAGTACAAGACTATTTCATTCAATATATAAAAGATAATGCTCAAGGTGCTAAGTATCTTAAAATAAAAGTTTCTAAATATTTCAAAACGTTAAATGTTATTGAAAATATTATAGATTTTGATCCTATTTTGAATGATAGTGTTTTTAAAGACTTCTGGAATAAATTTAATTCAGAATACAATAATTTAAACTTTACAGGAGAGATAATAGATGATGTAGAAATTTATTTTGATAATAGAATTGGAATTGTAATTTCTAAAGAATATGAGGAGAAATTAAATGGAAAGCCAAGTATTGTTTCTGAGCCTAGCGAAGATTATGGGGGTGGCAATAATTACAAATATGATATTCTAAAAGTTATTGAAAAGCGTAATCAGGAAGAAGAAGCTATAGAAGAACTTATATTGGATGTACAGGAAAAAATAGATGGCTTTTTCAATTTTGTTAAGAATGATAAACTAGGGAAACGATTAATTGCTAAAATACTTGATGAAACCTCTGTTTTTGAACAGGAAGAAATCTACAGTGATTTTGCAGTACTTTATAGAATGTTTGTCCGTAGAAGAAAGAAAGATTTAGGGGAAGATTTTATTAAGCAAACAAAAGACTTAACCAATCAATTGTGTGATGATTTTGAGAGAAATTTGAAATAG